The Diorhabda sublineata isolate icDioSubl1.1 chromosome 6, icDioSubl1.1, whole genome shotgun sequence genome includes a window with the following:
- the LOC130445597 gene encoding putative leucine-rich repeat-containing protein DDB_G0290503 — translation MSMIVEGDREEGEIVDDEFEEISDNSIIFSFNETGKSLNYTEQLPVISLSSVSEYEDENEHIKVRSMRKFHEKYRHHRHHRHKLKKRMRGKYFRKLHRMKKWKRLVTHSTSSSFDSDESLDEDLDSELQTQLKAAIKVEKTDNHTNSLRNRLKAMVKVDIEKKEKTSDNPKSDSDGKISEQKTQLSEPTDEVDNELMQLRVEALRSAVLNKLAHRKKRKKEDTEINEDVNFDTNKENNNNKNVGNKKPCLNVEVQEENNTPPDEDEDILRAVLLASLSKKHSNGEIKKTKLPPIDSKYNETNANIKKTVVPLRHHIPHNIKPIIINVSSDSESEADTNGTNNKNTNINQEIENTVEHFLREQRARVEAQMKQKQISRHKLIIKNNIPKQIQRQNSDESVLLEKSSVRLLPKTKQLEYQRLVQKLKNAQKKSRIRKPLIRGCEGATSQRKNCLQKINGPEPNKIFDFKQEARTLHNILKGMQKQQNGRLQIEEKYVILTPIIRKINETTTERKKYDQEVKRLVAELAETRRKLQETHKNFSECVKELFVKKNEIDKSTSVPNEKGSKVPVTSTPNKSELPLVPIDITVDGTPNISKTPNLKANEICQDLNTFKAAEIEGDAIDDTKLTIQATKEKHIVFKIDGVEVENNVDAKINKFSKVENDIESGDPSDVNNKFETFPNYVSPLDNVQRKNNYDPFVIMCPYDINGNCRDPECTYTHYSR, via the exons atgtcaatgaTTGTGGAAGGAGATCGCGAAGAGGGTGAAATCGTCGATGACGAGTTTGAGGAAATTTCggataattcaataatattttcatttaatgaaaCGGGTAAGTCTCTTAATTATACAGAACAATTACCAGTTATTTCTTTGAGCAGTGTCAGCGAGTATGAAGACGAAAACGAACACATAAAAGTAAGAAGTATGAGGAAATTCCATGAAAAGTATCGACATCATCGCCATCACCGTCATAAATTGAAAAAGAGAATGAGGGGTAAATATTTCAGGAAGCTGCACAGGATGAAAAAGTGGAAAAGGCTTGTAACACATAGTACTAGTTCCAGTTTTGATTCAGATGAAAGTCTTGATGAAGATTTGGATAGTGAACTTCAGACTCAATTGAAAGCTGCTATTAAAGTAGAAAAGACTGACAATCACACAAATAGCCTAAGAAATAGACTTAAAGCTATGGTTAAAGtggatattgaaaaaaaggaaaaaacaagcGATAATCCTAAATCAGATAGTGATGGTAAAATAAGTGAACAAAAAACACAGTTAAGTGAACCAACTGATGAAGTAGATAATGAATTAATGCAGTTACGAGTCGAGGCTTTAAGATCTGCTGTTCTGAATAAATTGGCACATaggaaaaaaaggaagaaagaggacactgaaataaatgaagatgtTAATTTTGAtaccaacaaagaaaacaataataataaaaatgtaggtAACAAAAAACCATGTTTGAATGTTGAAGTACAAGAAGAGAATAATACTCCACCAGATGAAGATGAGGATATCCTTAGAGCTGTATTATTAGCATCTCTTTCAAAAAAACATTCCAATGGtgaaataaaaaagacaaagTTACCtccaattgattcaaaatataatgaaacaaatgcgaatattaaaaaaacggTAGTACCACTAAGACATCACATACCTCATAACATAAAGcctataataataaatgttagTAGTGATTCAGAATCAGAGGCTGATACAAATGgaaccaataataaaaatacaaacattaatcaggaaattgaaaatactgTAGAACATTTTTTGAGGGAGCAAAGAGCACGTGTTGAGGCTCAGATGAAACAGAAACAAATTTCACGTCATaaacttattataaaaaataatattcctaaGCAGATCCAACGCCAAAATTCTGACGAATCTGTGCTTCTAGAAAAATCTTCTGTTAGGTTATTAccgaaaacaaaacaattagaaTATCAAAGACTggtacaaaaattaaaaaatgctcAAAAGAAATCTAGGATCAGGAAACCTTTGATTAGGGGGTGTGAAGGAGCCACTTCTCAAAGGAAAAATTGTCTTCAAAAGATTAATGGACCagaaccaaataaaatattcgattttaaacAGGAAGCAAGAACATTACACAACATTTTGAAGGGAATGCAGAAACAGCAAAATGGAAG ATTACagatagaagaaaaatatgttattcTCACTCCGATcatcagaaaaataaatgaaacaacaaCTGAGAGAAAGAAGTATGATCAAGAAGTCAAACGATTGGTAGCAGAATTAGCagaaactagaagaaaattACAGGAAACCCACAAGAATTTCTCGGAATGTGTTAAGGAGTTAttcgttaaaaaaaatgaaattgataaaag TACGTCAGTACCAAATGAAAAAGGATCAAAAGTACCTGTAACATCTACACCAAACAAATCTGAACTCCCTTTGGTACCAATAGATATAACTGTCGACGGTACTCCCAATATTTCTAAAACCCCTAATCTAAAAGCTAACGAAATCTGTCAGGACTTGAATACTTTTAAGGCAGCAGAAATTGAAGGTGACGCTATTGATGatacaaaattaacaattcaagCTACTAAAGAGAAacatatagtttttaaaattgatgGAGTGGAAGTTGAAAACAATGTAGATGCAAAGATTAACAAATTTAGTAAAGTTGAAAATGA